The stretch of DNA TGAAATTCTCATTGTAAGTGGcaaagaaaataagacaaaaagaaaccCAGTTGTGATTGGCTGCATttgtttccctcttttctttgttttctacaaAAACAATTATCATAAGATTAATTAACTTTCTAAATTTAATAATGGAAAAAATGCTTATGTAATCAGTAGAATTTGTATGACTTATTGAGTTTTTCCCTTAGCATTAAGTACCATTTTATTGAGCCTATTTAAATGCTACTGTGTGATGCTTAGAGAAATCAGGTGAATTATCAAATAATTCACCTTCTAATTTTAAGCTGGTCCATTTTCCtacagaattaatttttattatggaaacaCACATAACTATTTCCAAACAGTTTTTCTTGTTTAATATTCTATTCAAAATGTAATTTCAGGATTATCTCCTGAAGAGGCTCTTTTGCCAAAACTGTTTATCAGGAGAATTAAAGTGGAAAGTTATTTTTACCTATAATATGGAAAAATGTCAGcacttttaaataaattctcATAACACTAAATAAACACTTTTGCAAAGGAATTAaccaattaagaaaatatttaggcTTTTATTGACTATATAGTGCAGATTTTATGATGAAAGAATGGGGGAGATTGGAAAAAGTATAGAAATTAATCTaccatgtttttaatttctttttaatttttaaattattattagttttggctgccccacacagcatgtgggactttagttccctgaccaaggatcaaactggcaCCTCTTGCATTGAAAACACAGTTTTAACAACTGCACTGCCAGAGGAGTCCCCGAATCTGCCATATTTTTAATATCTAGTTGGCTTTGGAGTAAGCAGTTCACTTGTGACCATTGACCCCTTAAAGATGTTTCCAGGGAAAAAACTAGACTGTGAGGTCCACTGATAATTGAAAGCACACATCAAGGATTTTCTTGGACGTCCTGATGGTATAGACTAGCACATCATTACTTACCAGGTTCTGCAGTGCAAAACTGATCTAGGAAATATGATTATATGGCATAGCTCTCATAAAAGGGTGAAAAGAGTAGGAAtgatgtgggagaaggggagttAACAGGTCTATGGCAGAGGGTCCAAGAGCTGCAGGAAGTCAGGATTCAAAATAGTCAAAAGAAAAGCTAGAGAAAGATCATTTATTTGAGAAACTCTAAGAAATaaattaggagaaggaaatggcaacccactccagtgttcttgcctggagaatcccagggacgggggaacctggtgggctgccgtctatggggtcgcacagagtcggacacgactgaagcgacttagcagcagcaagcaaTAAATTAAGAATGTAAGAAAGAGAGATGCTAAGTGAGTTATACAGCAGAAATGTCAGAGCTGCTCTCAACAGAAAGGAACTCATAGAGGTGAAAGGATCAGACAAAGCACTGAGGAACAACCGCGTGGAACCAGAACCCTGACTCCTTGGACCAATAGCATCAGCATCCTGTGAGATCTTGTTAAGGCAGATTTCAGGGGCCTGCCCCAgacttcggttcagttcagttactcagtcgtgtccaactctttgcaaccccatggactgcagcacaccaggcttccctgtccatcaccaactcctggagcttgctcaaactcatgtccattgagtcagtgatgccatccaaccatctcatcctctgtcgtccccttctcctcctgccttcagtctttcccagcatcagggcattttcccagtagtcggttcttcgcatcaggtggccaaagtattggagtttcagcttcagcatcagtccttccaatgcatattcaggactgatttcctttaggatggactgactggatctctttgcattccaagggactctcaagagccttctccaacaccacagttcaaaaccatcaattcttcggcactcagccttctttatagtccaactctcacatccatacatgactaatggaaaaaccatagctttgactagacagaacttgttggcaaagtaatgtctctgctttttaatatgctgtctaggttggtcatagcttttcttccaaggaacaggtgtcttttaatttcatggctgcagtcaccagacAGTGTTACTGAGTCTCCAACCCAGAGGGAAGGACCCAATAACACCTCTTTGAAAAGCCCTCAGGGTGACTCTGAGGCAAATTAAATTCCAGAACCACTGGTTTAGCATTTCTAAGGAGGTTGTAGCCTCCATTCTTTATCTGGAGTTGTCTTGGTTGTCCTTTACAAATGGTTAAGTGTTGATATAAGTAATTTAGATATACATACAACTCCATTTCAGTTACATCCTGACAGctatcaatatttattttatgagtaGTAGGTATTCAGATTTCTTATGCCTTTCAATTTGCTTGGGAGCAAGTCATCAACACCTACCTTCAATgaatatgagaaaagaaaaattaaatttagtaCTGGTAACTCAAACACAAGtaggaaattaaaacatgctgcACTCCAAGTTtttatagtatgtatatatacacacactccatAAGAAGCAtttgatataaaaatatcaagtatTTTGAATTATTGTTCTATCAGTTCCAATTAGTGAAAcataaccattttaaagtaaaaagaaggTATATAGAGGTACAATAATAGTTATAACTACAAGAATAAAGTCTcaggtttccattttttctctgtcttttccaaaGATGTGGTTTGTTACCAAAAAATtgttaaagaaagagagaagggctgatgcaaaaaaaaaaaaaaaaaagattaatcttACTTCATTACACTCTAATTGCTCTTATTTGACTTGCAATTAAATAACAAcatgaactgaaataaaaatttcaagctGAGTTTGGAGGGTTCCCTTTCAAAAATAAGGTTATAAGTAAGGTCTTATAAAGAATAATTTCCATTTCAGAGTGTGTGCCATTATGAGTTTTTCTTATTGGCAAGTTCACCTTGTTCAGTGTTTTCTTTAGGTGATATATGTCCTTGTAATAATGGGCAGTGTTGTATGGTTATTTGGTTCCAACCAGTTTTATTTTGTCCCTTTAAATCAAATTAACTACTTATTTCCACAAAGACTACTAAACACTGTGACATTTCCTAATTTCATAAAATGATCATGGAATGCCAGAAAtacactaaaaatattttattcttgcttattttgcttttttataaccTTTATATCCTGACATAAAATACACTGAAACATCCTTTAGTCTCCACAAGCCCAATGGTAATGTTCTCAACATAACTTTGAGCTAAGTACAAAAttgtttatgattttcaatactgcttttaaaatgctattttcttatattacattatatagtaCACAAATATATACTAATGAAATGTGCTTTCAAAGTTTTTCTgtagacaaagagaaaaacatagctaagattaataaagatttttttatttttttattgaaggataattgctttacaaaattttgttgttttctgtcaaacctcaacgtgaatcagccataagtatacacatatcccctctcttttgaacctacctcccatctccctccccatcaccccctctaggttgacactgaacccctgcttgagtttcctgagcGATACAAcaaattctcattggctatctattttacatatagaatgtaagtttccatgttactctttccacacatctcaccctctcctcccctaagattaataaagattttaaacaCAATTTTATAATAGAGATTTTACTGATAGGTTAATTGACtcataaaaattgttttatttgagCCCTATTTTAAGAAACGTTTTTAAAGTTATTGTTTGTTACTGTTGGCTTTGGATTTCctaaattaaatgaaaagaaaaagaaaattgcaaccTCAACTCCATTTTTTAAATCCATCGAGTATTCTGGGAAAGTATACATGtatacttaaaaacaaacaaacaaacagtgttcagcaaggaagagaaaaatctttgaaaCCGTCTCTGAactgtttttctcctcttctgttaCAGGTATCAACAGCTCTATTAATCTTCTAAGACAACAAAAAAAATGGATTTCTTGAATTCATCTGATCAAAACTTGACCTCAGGAGAACTGTTAAACAGAATGCCATCCAAAATTCTGGTGTCCTTCATTCTCTGCGGGCTGGCACTGATGACAACCACCATTAACTCACTTGTGATTGCTGCAATTATTGTTACCCGAAAGCTGCACCACCCAGCCAACTACTTAATTTGCTCCCTGGCGGTCACAGATTTCCTTGTAGCTGTCCTGGTGATGCCTTTCAGCATTGTGTATATTGTGAGAGAGAGCTGGATTATGGGACAAGTGGTCTGTGACATCTGGCTGAGCGTTGACATTACGTGCTGTACGTGTTCCATCTTGCATCTCTCTGCCATAGCTTTGGATCGGTACCGGGCAATCACTGATGCTGTTGAGTATGCCAGGAAAAGGACTCCCAGGCATGCTGGCATTATGATTACCATAGTTTGGATTATATCTATTTTTATCTCTATGCCTCCTCTATTCTGGAGGCACCAAGGAACTAGTCAAGAGGATGAGTGCATCATCAAACACGACCACATCGTTTCCACTATTTACTCAACATTTGGAGCTTTCTACATCCCATTAACATTGATTTTGATCCTCTATTACAAAATATATAAGGCAGCAAAGACATTATACCACAAGAGACAAGCAAGCAGGATTGCCAAGGAGGAAATGAATGGCCAAGTCCTTTTGGAGAGTGGTGAGAAAAGCACGAGACTGGTCTCCACACCGTACATGCTAGAAAAGTCTTTATCGGATCCATCAATGGACTTTGATAAAATTCATAGCACAGTGAAAAGTCCCAGATCTGAATTCAAGCATGAGAGATCTTGGAGAAGGCAGAAGATCTCAGGCACAAGAGAACGCAAAGCAGCCACTACCCTGGGGTTAATCTTGGGTGCCTTTGTAATATGTTGGCTTCCTTTCTTTGTAAAAGAATTGGTTGTTAATGTCTGTGAAAAGTGTAAGATTTCTGAAGAAATGTCAAATTTTTTGACATGGCTTGGATATCTCAATTCCCTTATAAACCCACTGATTTATACAATCTTTAATGAAGACTTCAAGAAAGCATTCCAAAAACTTGTGCGATGTCGATGTTAGTTCAAAGAAGTTTATTATGAAAAGGCTGGGATTCTATCGAGGTGAAGTAACTAAAAGaatgttaaataaaacatttaaatttttagaagGAATTAAAGCTGCTAAgatgatattaatatatattttaatggcaACATGCATATAAAATGTACTGATTTAAAGACATTTTTGACCATCATTCTAGAGTATGtgaaattggaaaataatttattgtttgtaaacaaTATTTTGCCTATGCAAAGTCCCTAACAAACTAACTGGAAACATATGTATTATTAATAACTGATTTTTCAGGTTTATGTCTTATAACAATTATAGAAGAATTTTCTTGTAACAACATACCTCCATCCATAATTTCTGTATAATCCTATTGCTTTATTATATGATCctattattttatagaaaagatTAAATTCACCACAAAGCACACATTTCTCCTACCTAACCGTTGTCCCCTCTCCCTCTTACCCTGGGCAAAAGAGGTAGGGGAGAGCTAAAAAAGACTTAGTGTGACAGGAGGAAATATGAAAGTCAGAGGTTGATACTGTCTTTGTATTTAGATAGTAAAGAGTAATCATAAAATGAGTTAGGTACTGCAGAATAATTCTGGATATTGAACTctgaatatttaacattttttttgtttaatatgaACTCCTAGAAGAATATTTTCTTAATCATACATTATCAACATTTGAAATCAAAGCCTTACCTTTAGTAGAAATAACTCAGGGAGGGTCAAGGGGGAGATGTTCAAAGTTTGTCATGTTTAGGAATTAAATTGAAGGCATTTAGTACTCTACGTTACTTGCCATAGATATTATAtgcctgtattttttaaaatatgacctaTTTCATTTCTGTCAGTGTTAATAAGCTCAGCTGCCAACTAAAATGTCTATGGTACTTTTCACTTTAGCAGATATTTCCTTTTTGTTAGAGAGAATGTGATAGAAATTCTTAGAACTTTCCACCGACTTCAAAAAAATCTCTATAGTTTTCCAGTTGATAGAAATGAACAAGCAAAGATTCACATTATACtaattatatattaaatgtatacgTCTAATTAGTCCACTTCACAAGTTCAGTGAGCCAGAGAAATTTTTCATAAGTTTATCTACCATATTTATGCAGGGATTTGAAAACAAAAGAACCATGCTTCTGAGaagatttcatttcatttgaaCCAGCAAGGTTATATGCTACCTTTTAGTCTACCATCaagcaaaataatttgaaaacaataATGCATTCCCTTTTGTTCTAAGGTGCACCTTTATGTATATTGTAAATATTCTTTCCAGTCATGTGATTCAGAGTACATAATTTTTTATGTATCTATGACACATTCCTCTCAATCTAATAAgtatttacagaattttatttttgtataaggCATTGAGATGTACTATATAGAAGATACAGGAAATAATACACTAtttcttgctttaaaatgtttacaatctaaaaagtgaaacaaaaaaaaatgacactataatagaaaagaaaaaatgaagattgGCATGGaagttgtttgtatttttatgatAACTCAAAGGAAAAGCCACATCTGGTTGAGAAAAATCAGGAAAGATTTATCAAGAATTTATCCAAAATGAATATCAAAGAAACAACATTTCAGCACGAGATATGGAAGAGCATACTTCAAGTGGTGGCGACATAAAGATTTCAGACTGCATCCTGGAAGTATTTGGTGGGACACGATCATAAAACAACAATGAGTTTGGTAGCTACTTAGAATGCAGAAGAAgagattaaaagagaaattggTCATTACTGTGACTGCTTTTGAATGTTAGAAAAAGAAGTCTGCAGTCAGTTTGGTTGCTGTCTGTCAATGAGTGGTCACTGATGCTTTTTAGCAGATATATTACAAGTTTAGggcaattctaaaaaaaaaaaaaaaatctgaatgattTAAGCAGAGAGCGTACATAATAACTTTTTGTTAGAAAGCAGTCATTAATGTGGGCAAGAGGTGATAACGTCCTGAACTTGATTCTGGCATTGGGGAAcataaaggaagaaacagaagagagataTCATGGAGGCAGAATCTACAGCAAATATGTTAAGAagcagatggacagacagacagacatgcgTCACTGAGATAACTTGTTCTCAACAGAAATGAGGAACTCACGAGAAGGGGCCTATTAGTGCAGTGACGACTTCTCTTTGGGGTACAACACTCACACCAAGACATGTGAGAGCTCGCAGGTGCCGTCTGAGCAGGCTGGCCCAGGCACAACTAACAAGCAGATGAGAGTTACCTAAAGCTCTTGTCGCCTCTTTTGTCCTCTTCTCTTTATTTCCCTGGATCCGTGTGTTTTGTTGATAGTCAAAGCCTGCTTGAGACCCTGTCattctctgcttctttctttttttccttctcaccaAAATTtgattctgttatttatttatccaaAGACCTTGCTAAAGCTAAAATAATCTGTTAATTTATTTACACCCACCTCAgaaatttatatattgaaattaGAGAATTCTAAGAGATATAGCCCATCAACCCAAAGGACGGATTTTCAAGCGGGGTGAGGCTCACCTGTATGCATGTACTACCTTCTCTGAGTTGGACTAAAGCTCAAATCTAGGAAAATAGTATTCTAAGTGACAGGGCGTTAGAcgtttatttctttgtgtttgaagcatttttttttttaattccaagggGATCATAACACGTTACAGTAATTATCATTCCATCTATGTGTTTCCCCCACATGAAGATGTAGATCATGCCACTCCTCATAAACTAATATGAGTGATTTCTCTTTAATGTCTTTAAAGGGTAGGTACTTAGGGGCTAATAACCTGTAATttgcactttaaaaaattgtatgaaGAACAGATTGCATAGAACATAATATGCTTCTCTGAATACCTAGGATTCATTCTCAATGAAAATCTTCCAAGGTACTAAAGGCTGATGATTTCTCctgaagaaaattaattttcacaCCCATAACAAACGTAACGATATAATAATGCATATATCTAACTATaaggtagaagaaaataaaatcgacccagggattgaaccccccccatctcttctgtttcccgccttggcaggtgggttctttaccactagtgcacctgggaagcccaataaatatcACAGAAAATGGTTAAATATGAGCTAATGAAGGTTAAGTTCCTGctacaattttaaatatatcagcaCCAGAAAAGTAAGTGGAGGATTTGTTTTTGTTCTAATacttctaaatatttaatatttccaaATATCTAATATCTTCTAAATATTTGCAGATGAAGGATGTGTAAATGGCAAGGTCAATACACCAAAGAAAGATAGGAAGCCAAGCTACAGAGTACTAAATTCAGCCCAACCATTTGGCATAGCCATGTATAAATCATGTTTGAAAATTCACTTCTGTTTATGAAATATGGTCTGTTTCAGAGGGTTGGTATGAGAATATGTGTCCCTCCTCCTTAATTGTTTTTTTTCGCAATAgatgccccaccccccaccaccactcagAGTCAAATCCACAGCATAAACAGTTTATCCAGGTGCTGGCAGTTGATCAGTCAGCCTGTATATAGGGTGCATTTCCATTTTGAATCTCTAAAAACaatctttctttcattctcctGGTGAATTCGATTCACCTCCACTCCTACCTCAAACCCCTCCCTGTGCTCTAGGTTATGCTAGTTTCCTGTTTCCAAATGAAGAAAAGCTTCCTTTGGACTCACTTCCAAATTCTTCTatcctttccaaattttaaagTTCCTTTATAAAGCATAATCCCCATATTCACAGGCTCAATCTTAATCTTAAGAGTTTAACTCTTAAACTCTGTATCAAGAGTTTCATGtcaaagagaaatagagaaaaactggAAACCAGTTACTAGGACATTTGCTCCAGCAAATATCATGAAAGTGGGAGTGGTTATTTGCTTCCTGCTGACATGCTTTCCTCTACCTCACGGAGTGAACAGCTTCTTCATGAATTTACACAAGACCTTTTTTGACTTGTGGTCAGAAAATCAAGTTTACTATATTGCAGTAGAAAGGAAACTTGAAAGACTTttccttaatatattttaaagtcctTCAAAAATAATCCTGCTCAATTCAAAATGTGTCCACATGAAACTTTTAGAAAATGTGTTTCTAATACCCTCTTAATAACTAAAGTGATTATATTTAGAACTTTATTTTGCCAGAAAGTAGTTTAAAAGGCAAGTTAATATTTCTATCATGAACAAAGTAGTGTTTTCTTACAGCACTGTGATAATTTCATGGTATTGTGAATCAATATGCTTTCCCCTATCATTTAAATGAGAAACTTGAGAGAAATATTTTCCAACATCATAATAAATCTGCACAAAACATGATAGTACTTGAAATCTGCCTgagaaagataaaattttttcaaagaatttgtacTCCCTGATTAGTCCAGAAATGATAAATTCTGAGGAAAAAATGTAtcatattattttgattaaaaataaatcttgtcAAACTAGCCTTTGAGTAAAGTTCAAGTTTAGTCATAGTTCCAATTTCTATCATGGAGTGTTTCTAGGTCTGCAAGGACAGTAAAATGATCTCACTGGTTTATGAAGATACAGAAAAACTTGTTATGTCTTTTTTCTCAAGCTCTCCAATAAACTTTTCATTATATCATGTTAATAATCCTAAATCATATGTAATTTACATTCATTCCTAAAAATTATAATTACtatatcattatattttatttcatatgttGCATCATTAATTGTTATA from Dama dama isolate Ldn47 chromosome 31, ASM3311817v1, whole genome shotgun sequence encodes:
- the HTR1F gene encoding 5-hydroxytryptamine receptor 1F, with amino-acid sequence MDFLNSSDQNLTSGELLNRMPSKILVSFILCGLALMTTTINSLVIAAIIVTRKLHHPANYLICSLAVTDFLVAVLVMPFSIVYIVRESWIMGQVVCDIWLSVDITCCTCSILHLSAIALDRYRAITDAVEYARKRTPRHAGIMITIVWIISIFISMPPLFWRHQGTSQEDECIIKHDHIVSTIYSTFGAFYIPLTLILILYYKIYKAAKTLYHKRQASRIAKEEMNGQVLLESGEKSTRLVSTPYMLEKSLSDPSMDFDKIHSTVKSPRSEFKHERSWRRQKISGTRERKAATTLGLILGAFVICWLPFFVKELVVNVCEKCKISEEMSNFLTWLGYLNSLINPLIYTIFNEDFKKAFQKLVRCRC